The Metabacillus sediminilitoris genome window below encodes:
- the dtd gene encoding D-aminoacyl-tRNA deacylase, producing the protein MKVVIQRAKDAKVIVEEKVVGQIENGVMVLVGITHDDTQEDAEYLAEKIANVRIFEDASGKMNDSLLDVNGQVLSVSQFTLYGDCRKGRRPNFMNAARPDFANDLYEVFNAKLRQIGLHVETGKFGAMMDVQFTNAGPVTLIIESK; encoded by the coding sequence GTGAAAGTAGTTATACAACGAGCAAAGGACGCTAAAGTAATAGTAGAAGAAAAAGTTGTTGGTCAAATTGAAAATGGTGTAATGGTCCTGGTAGGAATTACACATGATGATACACAAGAAGATGCTGAATATCTTGCAGAGAAAATTGCAAATGTAAGAATCTTTGAAGATGCTTCAGGTAAAATGAATGATTCGTTATTAGATGTAAATGGACAAGTCTTATCTGTTTCACAATTTACATTATACGGCGATTGTCGAAAAGGAAGACGCCCAAACTTCATGAATGCTGCAAGACCAGACTTTGCCAACGACCTCTACGAGGTATTTAATGCGAAATTAAGGCAAATCGGTTTACACGTGGAAACAGGAAAATTTGGAGCGATGATGGATGTTCAATTTACAAATGCTGGTCCTGTGACACTAATTATAGAGAGCAAATAA